One region of Pongo pygmaeus isolate AG05252 chromosome 21, NHGRI_mPonPyg2-v2.0_pri, whole genome shotgun sequence genomic DNA includes:
- the DEFB127 gene encoding beta-defensin 127: MGLFMIIAILLFQKPTVTEQLKKCWDNYVQGHCRKICRINEVREALCENGRYCCLNINELEACKKITKPPHPKPATFALTLPQDYVTIIENFPSLKTQST, encoded by the exons ATGGGGCTCTTCATGATCATTGCAATTCTGCTGTTCCAGAAACCCACAG TAACCGAACAACTTAagaagtgctgggataactatgTACAAGGACATTGCAGGAAAATCTGCAGAATAAATGAAGTGCGTGAGGCACTATGTGAAAATGGGAGATACTGTTGCCTCAATATCAACGAACTGGAAGCatgtaaaaaaattacaaagccaCCTCATCCAAAGCCAGCAACATTTGCACTGACTCTTCCTCAAGACTATGTtacaataatagaaaatttcCCAAGCCTGAAGACACAGTCTACATAA